The sequence below is a genomic window from Deltaproteobacteria bacterium.
CCATGCGTCACGAATGGGATATGGCGTTTGCAACGAGCGGCAGGGAAGCACTGGACATTCTGAGCAAGACACCGTTTGATGTATTGGTCTCAGACATGCGGATGCCGGAGATGGACGGGGCCCAGCTGTTGGACGAAGTAGCGAAGCACTATCCCGGAACAGTCCGTATTGTGCTCTCCGGTCATTCAGCTCAGGAGATGGTACTGAGGTCTGTGAAGCACGCCCATCAGTACCTATCCAAACCCTGTGATGCAGAAACACTAAAAGCCACCGTCGGCCGGGCGACTGCCCTATGCAATTTCTTAAACGACAATGGTCTCAGAGAGGCGATCTCTCGGTTGGACTCACTTCCCAGCCTTCCTTCTCTCTACTTGGAGCTTGTGGAACATTTGCAGTCACCAGATGCATCGGTGCGGGGGATTGGAGACATTATTTCCAGGGATCCCGGCATGACCGCTAAGATTCTCCAACTGGTAAACTCAGCTTTCTTCGGACTGCGTCGCGAGATTTCCAGTCCCGCCCAAGCGGTGACCCTGCTGGGAGTTGAGACGGTAAAGGACCTTGTGCTAGCGGTGCAGGTCTTTTCCCGATTTGACGGCAAAGGTCTTCCCGAGAACTTTCTCAATACGCTCTGGAGTCATAGCCTAGCCACCGGAGTTATGGCAAGAACCATTGCCAAAACCGAAAGCGACGACCAGAGCGCAGTCGACAATGCCTTTACCGCGGGGCTGCTTCACGATGTGGGCAAACTGGTGCTTGGGGTAAATTTCCCAGCTGAATACGGGGAGATCAAAAGCCGGATAGAGCATGGCGACTGTCAACCGTGTGAGGTAGAGAACAAAGTTCTCGGTACAACTCATGAAAAGGCGGGGGCATACCTGGTACAACTGTGGGGCTTGCCTGCCTCCATTGTCGAGGCAATCGCTTTCCATCACTTCCCAGGCAAGTCTCTGGTGGAAGGCTTTCATCCCCTGGTGACAGTACATGTTGCCAACTGTTTCGAACACGATAACGCATCAGCGACAACCAAGAAAAGCAGCTACATTGATACTGGGTATCTCGAGCAGATCGGCTTGCTCGAGCGAATTCCAGAGTGGCGGAGTAAATGCAGTCAAATTATTGGAGAAGTGAAGGCTAATGAGTGATAAGATCCTTTTCGTGGATGATGAAGTGAACGTTCTGGCCGGTTATCAACGGCAGTTGCGCAAGCTGTTCAAAGTAGATACTGCTTCCAACGGCAGTGAAGGCCTGAAGAAAGTTGCCGAACAGGGACCGTATTCGGTAATTGTGAGCGATTTTAGAATGCCAGTAATGGATGGCGTGCAATTTCTATCCAGGGCAAAGGAGATTGCTCCCGATAGTGTCCGCATGATGTTAACCGGATACGCCGATATTGATACTGCCATCGAAGCAGTGAATGCTGGCAATATTTTTCGCTTATTGACCAAACCATGTACGCCAGAGGGCCTGGTTGATGCAATTAATGCAGGAGTCAGGCAGTACCGGCTCATTCATGCTGAACGGGATCTCCTGGAGAAAACCCTCCATGGCAGCATAAGAGTTCTTACTGAGGTTCTTGCCCTTCTCAATCCGGAGGCATTTGGTCGAGCTTCGAGAATAAGCCGTTATGTCAAGGAGGTGGCGGTAGAGCTAAGAGTTGAGGATTCCTGGCAACTCGAGACCGCCGCAATGCTTTCACAGATCGGCTGCATCACCTTGCCGGAAGAGACGCTAAGAAAGCTCTACCAAGGTAAACAATTGAGTGATGACGAAAGGCAACTATTTGTAACTCATCCCTCAGTTGCATCGGACCTGATCCGGAAGATTCCCAGGATGGAAGAAATTGCCGAGGTCGTGGCTTATCAGGAAAAGCACTTTGATGGCAGTGGCAGTCCAGACAACGGGCTCAAGGCTGAGGCAATACCCCTGGGGGCAAGAATCCTCAAGGTTGTTCTGGATTTTGACCTTCTGGAAGCGGCCGGCATTGAAAAAACGGAGGCACTCCGTCAACTGAGAGCGCGTCCGGGTTGGTATGACCCGGCGATCTTGCAGGCTTTGGATCGGGTGATCAAGATTGAGCGCGGTTACGAGAGCCGGAGTATTACTCTGGCGGAGCTCAAAGAGGGCATGTTGATGGCTGAGGAACTCCGGAGTCTGGACGGGCGTTTATTGATAGGCCGAGGTCACACAGTAACTCAACCTCTTATTGAACGTCTGAAAAACGTTGCTCAGAGAAGCGGTATTAAAGAACCGTTTCAGGTCTTCGTGCCGGTTGCTTGCAAACAAAAGGATGGTTGAAGCACAACAGTACAGTGAAATAGGCGGTGACATGTCTCACGTCACATCTTCCAATGGTTGGTCCAGAACGCTTCGAATGGCCCTGGCTATTTCGCGCATGAGGAGAGGTTTTCTGACAACGGCCCGAACATTGGCAGGTCTGGCTCTCCGCCGCGTAAACACGTCGCTGAAGCCGGTGCAGAGGATGATGCCAATGTCACTTCTGATCTGGCCAAGTTCTGTCGCCAGTTGGTCTCCCGTTATCTGGGGCATAGTTGTATCTGCGATAACCAGGTCAAAGTCGCCGGGTCGAGCTCGAAACAACTCGAGGGCCTCCAGACCACTTGTTCTGATGGTCACTTCATAACCAAGATGTTCCAGCATCTCCTTGCCCAACCTGGCCAATACTTCCTCATCATCAATAAAAAGGATACGTTCGTTGCCGGTGGGGATAGGTTCAATTCTGTCTGCCTCCGGTTTTTCCCCTCCCTTCATTGTCGGCAGATAGATGTCGAAGGAGCTACCCTTTCCCGGTTCACTGGAGACCTCAATAACCCCACCGAGACTCGTTACAATTCCGTGTACTACTGCCAACCCTAAACCGGTTCCTTCCCCTTTTTCTTTGGTAGTGAAATAGGGCTCGAAAATCCGCTGCAAAACCTCCGGTGGCATTCCATGGCCGGTGTCGCTTACCGCCAGGTGCAAATATGGCCCGGGTTCCACGCCTGGGTATTTGCTTGTAGATGTAGCATCCAGATCCACATTGGTCAGACGCACTTCCAACACGCCTCTCTCTTCACCCATGGCATGGCTGGCATTGGTGCAAAGATTCATCAGCACCTGGTGGATCTGGGTTGGATCTGCGAACACTGTATCCAGGCTTGCTTCAATCTGTTGACGGATCTCAATTGTCACAGGCAAGGTGGCCCGGAGAAACTTGATAACCTCTTTCACAAGAGGAGTGACCTTTACAGGCCTTTTCTCTTCTTCTCTCTGGCGACTAAAGAGAAGGATCTGGTTTACGAGATCCCGGGCCCTAAGTCCTGCATTTCGCACTTCATGCAAATCTGCTTGCAAGCCACTGCCTTCTTCTGCACTCAGTAATGCCATTTCGGTGTAGCCTAAAATGGCCGAAAGAATATTATTAAAGTCGTGGGCGATGCCGCCAGCAAGCGTACCTATAGCCTCCATCTTTTGCGCCTGCCGAAGCTGCTTTTCCAGTGCGACCTCGTGCGTCACGTCACGTTTGACCCCCACATAGTGGGTGATTTCGCCAGAGGCATTCTTGATAGGGGAGATTGTTGCATCCTCCTCGTAGAGGCTGCCATCCTTCTTCTTGTTTATGAAGTGTCCGTGCCAATCCATACCACTGGTGAGCACATCCCACATTTCTTTGTAGAACTGCTCACCATGCTTACCACTCTTGAGTATTCGGGGGTTTTCACCAATAACCTCCTCACGTGCATAGCCGGTTATGCGTTCGAATGCCGGGTTGACATACTCAATCGTACCTGTGCTGTCGGTAATGACAATAGACTCAGCAGCCTCCTCTACAGCAGCGGCCAACAGGGCGTTCGATTTTTCTGTTCTCTGCCGAACTTTCTCCAGTTCCAAGGTATGGAGGGCGAAAGCAATGTCATCAGCAACCTCTTGAAAGAGATTTCGCTCTTCTA
It includes:
- a CDS encoding PAS domain S-box protein, with translation MKDSTNIEKQFLDKHASQRRRPAEQGSTEELQQKHGGLTLESAQLAESIVETIREPLLVLDVNLRVIFANKAFYQAFKLTAGDSLGKLIYELGNREWDIPALRQLLEKILPGNTSFEDLEVKQAFETIGPRTMLLSARRLYKKANKTEMILLAIQDVTERRANEEKIEHLNRVLAAIRQVNQLIVKEKNLDRLLQGICSSLIETRGYHNAWIALLDESSQLVATAEAGQSKTFQSLAKRLAQGHVVPCIRRAFSSSEVVITEDVVQECNHCPLADSYRGRGALTVRLNHQGHLYGFLCVSAPKELLQNVEERNLFQEVADDIAFALHTLELEKVRQRTEKSNALLAAAVEEAAESIVITDSTGTIEYVNPAFERITGYAREEVIGENPRILKSGKHGEQFYKEMWDVLTSGMDWHGHFINKKKDGSLYEEDATISPIKNASGEITHYVGVKRDVTHEVALEKQLRQAQKMEAIGTLAGGIAHDFNNILSAILGYTEMALLSAEEGSGLQADLHEVRNAGLRARDLVNQILLFSRQREEEKRPVKVTPLVKEVIKFLRATLPVTIEIRQQIEASLDTVFADPTQIHQVLMNLCTNASHAMGEERGVLEVRLTNVDLDATSTSKYPGVEPGPYLHLAVSDTGHGMPPEVLQRIFEPYFTTKEKGEGTGLGLAVVHGIVTSLGGVIEVSSEPGKGSSFDIYLPTMKGGEKPEADRIEPIPTGNERILFIDDEEVLARLGKEMLEHLGYEVTIRTSGLEALELFRARPGDFDLVIADTTMPQITGDQLATELGQIRSDIGIILCTGFSDVFTRRRARPANVRAVVRKPLLMREIARAIRSVLDQPLEDVT
- a CDS encoding HDOD domain-containing protein, coding for MKKRILFVDDEPRVLQALQRMLRTMRHEWDMAFATSGREALDILSKTPFDVLVSDMRMPEMDGAQLLDEVAKHYPGTVRIVLSGHSAQEMVLRSVKHAHQYLSKPCDAETLKATVGRATALCNFLNDNGLREAISRLDSLPSLPSLYLELVEHLQSPDASVRGIGDIISRDPGMTAKILQLVNSAFFGLRREISSPAQAVTLLGVETVKDLVLAVQVFSRFDGKGLPENFLNTLWSHSLATGVMARTIAKTESDDQSAVDNAFTAGLLHDVGKLVLGVNFPAEYGEIKSRIEHGDCQPCEVENKVLGTTHEKAGAYLVQLWGLPASIVEAIAFHHFPGKSLVEGFHPLVTVHVANCFEHDNASATTKKSSYIDTGYLEQIGLLERIPEWRSKCSQIIGEVKANE
- a CDS encoding response regulator → MSDKILFVDDEVNVLAGYQRQLRKLFKVDTASNGSEGLKKVAEQGPYSVIVSDFRMPVMDGVQFLSRAKEIAPDSVRMMLTGYADIDTAIEAVNAGNIFRLLTKPCTPEGLVDAINAGVRQYRLIHAERDLLEKTLHGSIRVLTEVLALLNPEAFGRASRISRYVKEVAVELRVEDSWQLETAAMLSQIGCITLPEETLRKLYQGKQLSDDERQLFVTHPSVASDLIRKIPRMEEIAEVVAYQEKHFDGSGSPDNGLKAEAIPLGARILKVVLDFDLLEAAGIEKTEALRQLRARPGWYDPAILQALDRVIKIERGYESRSITLAELKEGMLMAEELRSLDGRLLIGRGHTVTQPLIERLKNVAQRSGIKEPFQVFVPVACKQKDG